The sequence GTAGCCCTGCTGTCGCGCTCTAACTTCGGCTCCGGCAGCTCGGCGTCCGGCGCCAAGATGCGCGAAGCTTTGGATCGAGTTCGTCAGCAAGCCCCAGACCTCGAGATCGATGGCGAGATGCATGGCGATTGCGCCTTGGACGAGGCCCTGCGCCTGCGGATTCTGTCGTCCTCCACACTCAAGGGTTCGGCCAACCTCCTGGTCTGCCCCAACGTGGATTCGGGCAATATCGCCTACAACCTGCTCAAGACGGCTGCCGGCGGCAATGTGGCAGTCGGCCCCTTCCTGCTGGGCGCCAATGCGCCGGTCACTATCCTGACCTCCAGCGCCACTGTGCGTCGCATTGTCAACATGGCAGCGCTGACTGTCATCGATGCGAACCGGCCGACCTGACACCTTTACAGAGTCTTCTGGCAAACCGCCGTCATCAGACGGCGGTTTTTTTTAGCGCGCACGCGAAGCAACACCCAAACCAAAAGTTCGCGTGATTCTTTTCTCGCGCATTTTCTGCGCATCATGCCCTCCACAGCATCCCGTATCGCCAACGCGCGACGCGGGGCCGCCCCCACGTTTTTTAGAAGCCCAGGGGCCTGATTTCACCCCCTGTGGAGGACGATTTTCGTGCTCCTGTAGCGGCGGCTTTCCGGCCCTTTTGGGCTAAAAAGAGGGGAAGGAATCCGAAACGACCCTGTGGATAACTACTAGGTGGGCGGGTTGTGCACATTGTGTGTGCCAAAGTTGAACAAGCAGGGGTTTTGGTCAGTACCCAAAAACTTGTTCAACTTGGGCTTTCTTGCCAAACAGAGTTCTTGCACAGCAAAAAAATTGTCCAAGATCTTGAAAAATATGGAGTTTCCAACGTTAAGGTAGTTATCCACAGCCCTTATTAATCATTAGTCTTTTTATAAAGAAAAAAAAAGGAAAAGCCAAAACATGCTTTCCCACCGCCATCGCCCCACGGGGTCCCCGCTATGCGCATTCTTTTGATAGAAGATGAAGCTGACCTGGCTCACTGGTTGTCCCGCAGCCTTGCCCGGCACGCCGGCTTCGTCGTTGACTGGGCTGACAATGGCCTACTTGCGGAACGTCGGCTGACGCTGGAAGAGTTCGACGCTGTGATCCTGGATCTGGGTCTACCAGGAATGGATGGGCATACATTGCTCACCAAAATGCGGTCTCGCGATGACCGCACCCCGGTTTTGGTTCTGACCGCTAGAGACTCACTGGCCGAAAGAGTCGGCACCCTGCATGAAGGCGCGGATGATTTTTTGCCCAAACCCTTTGTGCTTGAAGAACTCGAAGCTCGATTGACGGCCCTCATCCGGCGCAGCCGCGGTCGTGAACATCCCCGCTTATCGCTAGGCAGCCTCGTTTTGGATACTTCGGCGCAGCGGTTTACGGTCAGTGGGCAGAACCTGCACTTATCCCCAAAGGAATACGCCGTATTGCGTGTGCTCATCCAGCGCAGCGGGGAACCCATCAACAAACAGCAAATCCTGGATCGCATCCAGAGAGAAGACAGCGACGTGAACCTCGAAGCCATAGAGGTGCTGGTGCACCGGCTGCGAAAAAAATTGACGGGCACGGGCGTGCACATCGTTACGATGCGCGGAATTGGCTACAGCCTGGAGATAGCTGTTGAAAACTCGTGATACACCGGTGGCGCGCACTTTGCGCGCCACATTGTTGCTGTGGCTGATCCCGGCACTGGTCACCATTCTGGTGGCCGGCCTATGGCTGTCGAACCAGCAACTGCGCGAACAGGTCGATATCGCCTACGATCGCGCACTGGCTGGCGCGTTGCGTTCCATCGATCACAACATATCCACAGCCAGTGGTGGATTAAGTCTGGAACTGCCATACCTGTTGCTGGAATTTTTCGAACTCACGGCCAACGGCAACGTGTATTACAGGGTCGCCACCGAGGACGGGCTGGCCGAAATCGGCAATCCGGACCTGCCTCTTCCTGGCCATCCACTGAAATCCGGCAAGCCCGAATTTTTCTACGCCAGTTACGATGGTCAGCCCTTGCGCGTAGCGGCGTTGGCGCGGCCCATGGATCCCCCCCTGTATGCCAACAAAGGAGGGCGCGTGATTGTTCAGGTCGCCGAGGGCCTGGACACCCGCGAGGACTTCTTGAATCGGGCGCTGTTGCGTTCGGTCGAGCGGGACGTCGTCATGCTGCTGATCAGCGTTTTGGCGGTCATATGGAGCGTTCTGATGGCTCTGCGACCCCTTGAGCGGCTCAGGGACGAAGTTGCCAGCCGTTCTGCGGACGATTTAAGCCCCATCAGCGCTTCCGATGTTCCGGGTGAGGTCCTACCCCTGCTCGAGGCTATAAATCTCCACACGGGCCGTTTTGAGGCTCAGGCGAGGGTGCAACGGCAGTTTCTGGACGACGCTTCGCACCAATTGCGTACCCCGCTGTCCGTTTTGCGGACCCAAACCTCCTACGCCCTGCGCGAATCTGACCCGCAAGAGATCCATACGGCGTTGCTGGCCATGCGGGAAGGTTTGGATCGGGCAGTACGCACGACCAATCAAATGTTGACCCTTGCCCGGGCCAAGGATGCGCCCTGGACCGAAGGTGGACTGCCCCTCGAGAACGTGGATCTGGCAGCCTTGGCAGATAGTGTGGGCCGTTCCCTGCTGCCGGCCATCCGCATGAAACACATCGATTTCGGGCTTGAGCGGCCTGCCGAGTCGGTATGCATCCGCGGCGTCGAGGGTTTGTTGCGCGAAGCCCTGTCCAACCTGTTGGATAACGCGTTGCGTTACAGCCCGGCTGGCGCTGAGGTCACCATTCGCGTTGGCAGCGATCAGGAGAACGCATGGATATGTGTGGAAGACGCCGGGCCAGGGATGTCCGCTGAGGATATCGCGCATGCCAGTGTGCGTTTTCGCCGGGGAGCGGCAGGCAAGAACAAACCAGGCGCGGGACTGGGTCTGGCCATTGTCGGCACTATCGTCGGCATTCATGGGGGGACGTTACGGTTGGATAACCGCGAGCCTGCTCCGGGCTTGCGCGCCACACTGGTGTTTTCCCTAGGTTTTGAGCGGAATGCTGCGTTGCGTCAGAAAAACTGGCCGATTTGAAAGGAAACGGAAAGGGTAGATTTTGTACGGTGCGCTACCAGCCGGCGCAATCCTGTGCGCCGGCCAGAAATCCAAACAACAACGGAGACCGCATCTCATGCAGATTCTGCAAAAAATCCGTATTGGCACTATTGCCGCGCTGGGAATATTGAGCGTGGGCGCCAGCCTGAGCGCTCAGGCCGAAGGCGAGCCGCGCCGTCCCGAATGCATCGCCCCCGCTCAGCCCGGAGGCGGTTTCGATCTGACCTGCCGCCTGGCCACCGAAGGCCTCAAACAGAGTGGCGCGCTCAAGGCGCCGATGCGCATCGTCTACATGCCTGGCGGCATCGGCGCGGTGGCCTATAACAACATCGTGGCCCAGCATCCCAAGGAGCCGGGCACCATCGTGGCCTTCTCAGGCGGCTCACTACTGAATCTGGCGCAAGGGAAGTTCGGCAAGTACAACGTCAACGACGTACGCTGGCTGGCGGGGATCGGCACGGACTACGGTGTGGCCGTGGTACGCAATTATTCCCCCTACAAGGACTTGAAGAGCCTGATGGAGGCCTTTAAGCAGGATCCCACCAAAATCGTTCTGGGTGCTGGCGGCACGGTGGGAAGTCAGGATTGGATGAAGGCCGCGTTGACCGCCAAGGCGGCTGATGTAGATTTCCGCAAGATGCGCTTTGTCGCGTTCGAAGGCGGTGGCGAGGCCGTGACCGCGCTGCGTGGCGGGCACATCCAGGCGTATATGGGCGATGCCGCAGAGGCTTTCACGATGCTTGAAGGCGGCGCGCCGATCCGCGTGTTGGCCGTATTCAACAACGAGCGTTTGCCTGGAAAGCTGGCCGATATTCCAACGGCCAAAGAACAGGGTTATGACATCGTCTGGCCCATTATTCGTGGCTTCTATGTGGGCCCGAAGGTCTCCGATGAAGACTATCAGTTCTGGGTAAACGCCTTCAACAAGACGATGGCTTCGCCCGAGTTCGCCAAATTGCGTGAGCAGCAAGGTCTCTTTCCCTTTTCCAAGACGGGGCCGGAGCTCGACGCTTACGTCAAGGAACAGGTCAAGCAATACGCTGAACTGGCCAACTCCTTCGGTTTGATCAAGAAGTAATCCCCGGCGCGCCTGTCAGAAAGACCTCAGGCGCGCCGCAGCTATTTTTCTTCGCTTGGATCCCGGATCATGAATGATCGTTTGCTGGGCATTATTGCCCTGGTTCTGGCCGCCTTTATGACCTGGGCGGGCTGGGACATCGAGGCGCCTTTCGCCTATGAACCTGTCGGCCCGCGAGCCTTCCCGCTGCTGATCGCCCTGATCATCGGCTTGTGCGGACTGAGGCTGGCAATCAAAGGGGGTAACCCCATTCATCCCAATCCTCCGGGAGCCAACGGACGCATCGTGCTGATGCTGTTGTTTGCTGCGGCCTATGCCTTTCTGTTTGAGTGGTTGGGTTTCGTTATTGCCACGGCCATCATGACGGTGGCCGTAGGCCGTCTGTTTGGCGGCTCTTGGGTTAAGACGGCCATCGATGGCGTTGTGATGGGTCTGCTCTTCTTTCTGTTGTTTGACAAGGTCCTGGACGTGGTGTTGCCGGGCGGTGTGCTGGAGGGCCTGATATGAACGGCGTTCTCGATCATTTGTCTTTGGGATTTGGCGTTGCTTTCTCGCTGACCAATGTGCTTGTTGCGGCCGTGGGTTCTTTTTTTGGCACCATGGTGGGTGTGCTGCCAGGGCTGGGGCCGATCAACGGTGTGGCGATGCTTATCCCCATCGCCTTTGCCATGAATCTGCCGCCGGAAACTGCGTTGATTCTGCTGGCCGCGGTCTATGTCGGCGCTGAGTACGGCGGTCGCATCACGTCCATTCTGTTGAATGTTCCGGGCGAAGCCAGCGCCATCATGACGACGTTGGATGGCTATCCGCTGGCTCGCCAAGGTCTTGCCAACGTGGCGTTGTCTTTGTCGGCCTGGTCGGCTTTCTTCGGGTCTATTGTTTCGGTCACCGGGATCATTCTCCTGGCACCGACATTGGCCAAATGGGCCTTGGCGTTCGGGCCGGCTGAATACTTTGTCCTCATGGTGTTTGCCTTTTGCTGTCTGACCAGTCTTCTGGGTAAGCAGCCGGTCAAGGGTGTCTTGGCCGCCATGATTGGCCTGGGTATTTCTGCGATTGGCGTGGACTCCAATTCGGGCGTCTATCGCTATACGTTCGATTCTGTGCATCTGGCCGACGGTATCGATTTCGTTGTAGTGGTCATCGCGCTGTTTGCAGTGGCCGAGATGCTCGAGATGCTTGAGAAAGTCGTCGGCGGTCACAGCGTTGAAGTCAAGCCGAGCGGACGAAAGCTGTTCAACCTTCAAGAACTCGCTTTTACTTGGTGGAGTGTGGTGCGCAGTGCACTGGTAGGCTTTGGCGTTGGCGTGTTGCCCGGCGCTGGCGCCAGCGTGGCCGCAGCGGTGGCGTACTCCCAGGAAAAACGCATCATTGAAAACAAGGACCCCAATGCCAAATTTGGCAAGGGCGATATGCGAGGTCTGGTGGCGCCGGAAGCTGCGGCGACTGCGTCGGCAGTCGGCTCATTTGTGCCGATGCTCACCCTGGGTGTGCCAGGGTCTGGCACGACGGCGGTGATGATGGGGGCGCTGACGCTCTACAACATCACACCGGGTCCGGCCTTGTTCGAAACCAAGCCTGAGCTGGTATGGGGTTTGATTGCATCGCTGTTCATCGCGAACGTGTTGTTGTTTGTGATGAACGTGCCGCTGGTGCGCATCTTCTCCAAAGTGCTTTCCGTACCTGCATGGATGATGGTGCCCGGTATTCTGTGCATCAGCTATATCGGTGTTTATGCGATCAATGCCGGCAGCTTCGACTTGCTGATGGTCGTGGCGATCGGAGCCATTGGCTATTTCCTGCGCAAGTTCGAGGTCCCCATGGCGCCGCTGGTGCTTGGGGTCGTGCTCGGCGACATGATGGAGCAGAACCTGCGCCGCGCGCTGTCTATCACTAACGGTGACGTGCGCGTGCTGTTCGATAGTTCGGTGTCGGTGGGCCTGTGGATCGCTGCCGTGGCCGTCGTTGTTGTACCGCAAGGCATGCGCTATCTACGCCGCAAACGGCGTCCAGCGGCCTGATCAGGCACGTTGATCAACGGCGTATCAAGTGATACGCCGTTTTTTTTTCTGATCAGACCTGAGACAGACGCTCGATGGCTGCATCCAGGGTGGTGTCTTTCTTGGCAAAGCAAAAGCGCACCAGCCCGTGGTTGGATTCTGGCGCATCGGGGTTACGATAAAACGCTGAGACAGGGATGACGGTCACGCCATAGTCCACTGTCAAGCTACGGGCGAAATCAGCTTCGTTCTGGCGCGATATTTCGCTGTAGTCGGCCAGCATGAAGAAGGTGCCCGGGCTGGGGAGCGCCTTGAAGCGTGTGCCTGCCAGTCCTTCGGCCAGGCGCTTGCGCTTGGATTCGTAGAACGCGGGCAACTCAAGATACGGCTTGGGATCCGCCATGAACTCGGCCAGAGCAAATTGCATGGGTGAGGACACGGTAAACACCATGAATTGATGCACTTTGCGCAGCTCTGCGCTTAGCTGCCTCGGCGCGCAGCAATACCCGATTTTCCAGCCTGTCGCGTGATAGGTTTTTCCGAAGGACGAAATCACGAAAGCATGTTCGGCCAGCAGTGGCCGGCGTGCGATGCTGGCATGTGGTTTGCCGTCGAACACAATGTGTTCATAGACCTCGTCGGCCAACAGCAGGATGCCTGTGTCGCGCACGATGGCTTCCAAGGCATCCAGATCACTGTCATCGAGAATGGCTCCCGTTGGGTTATGCGGGAAGTTGAGCATGAGCAAGCGGCTGCGCGGGGTGATGGCATCACGTACACGCTGCCAGTCGATGCGGTAATGCGGATCATTCAAGGTCGGGGCGCGCATGGGCACCGGTACAGCCGTCCCGCCGGCCAGGCGTATCGCGGGCAGATAGGAGTCGTAACACGGCTCGATGACGATGACCTCGTCGCCGCTGCCCACCGCGGCCAGAACCGTGGCCATCAGGGCTTCGGTGGCCCCGCTGGTGACAGTGATCTCAGTTTCCGGGTCGTATCGGTGTTCGTAGAGCGCGGCAACCTTGTCCGCAATGGCGGCGCGCAGCGGTGCTACGCCAGGCATATACGGGTACTGATTATGTCCCTGGGCCATGGCCCTGGTGACCAGATCGAGCAGCCGTGGGTCGGGATCAAAGTCCGGGAAACCCTGCCCTAGATTGATGGCCTGGTGATCGATGGCCAAGCGGCTCATGATGGTGAAAATGGTGGTGCCGACGTCGGGCAGTTTTGAACGGATCATGGCGTGTAGGGTAGGGAGCTGGGTAAACGGCTGCAATTGGGCATAAGTATCCCAAAAACGGTAACCATCATGTGGGCATGACCATATGCCGCTGGAGAGCCCCGCGAAATGCTGAAACATGCCTATGGTCTGATACTGCTTCGCTTGCGAAACGAGTGAAAAAAGCCACATACGGGTAAACAATAATATGTGTGCGCAATACGGGATGAGTATGCTGGCCCTGCAGTTGATTCAAGCAGTGCGCAAGCCCGGTTAAAGCCATTGGCGGCAAGCGGCAAACAAAGCGTTCAGCGGTGACCGTTGTACGACAAGTTGGTGTCAGCGTCCTTGATTCATTTGCAATTCGTGTTTTTTTTCAGGACGCTATAAAAATGGCTCAAAAGGGCAAAGTTAAGTGGTTCAACGCCGACAAGGGTTATGGCTTCATTACCCCAGACGCCGGTGGTACTGAAGTGTTCGCGCACTTCTCCGCGATTCAAGGCCGAGGCTACCGCAGCCTTAACGAGGGCCAGGAAGTCGAATTCGACGTCAAGGATGGCCCGAAGGGGCCTCAAGCGGCCTAAATTCGTCCGCTCTAAATCGGGAAATCTCTTTCCCGTTACCAGGCTCACCTCCTGGCGCAACGCCCCAGCACCGTAGTGTCTGGGGCGTTGTCATTTGTGGATAGTTTGTTAGTGTTCACTAACAAACAGCCTTCCTCGCGCGCCGCCTACCCAATGAATTCCTCGCGGGCAGCAGGGGTCCGAACCTCTGGATAACTTTGTGGATAAAAATTCCGGGCACGGCATTTTGCCGGAGCTGATAACGGTGGTCCGGCCGCGTGCATGCCGACTTCTTCACAAACGTTGAAGGCCGATTTCCACATAGTTTTACCCAGCCTGGGAACAGGTTTTTTGCTGAGCAATGCTTGCGCTCCATATTCTCGGGCGAGAAAAAACTGTGATTTATCACGCAATTAGCGTTCTCCGCCACGAAAGTGTTTCTGCGCAGCGGGGATAACTTCTCTGCCAGATGCATCGCCGAGCCTGAGTTTTCCACCGCCGACGACACCCAATTCTTCACAAAGATATCCCCATCTTCTTGGCTTCCTCGTTATCCGAAGCAGTTGCTGTTGATAGCCTTGGCTTGTGGATAGTTTTGGGGATTAGTGTCCAGGCGGCGAGCTGGGTGGTCAATAAGTCAGTAATCCTGCACGCTAGGACTTATCAACAGAGTTGCTCACCGGAACGTGCGGTTAGCAATGTTGTGGACAACGTATTGGACCTATTGTCGCGATAGTTTTGCCACAATCCTGCTTCGGTGCTATCGGGACTCCCGGGGGTAGGCTCCGCTGTGCAGGTAATGGCGGGCATTGACTCTGGTGATGCCGCTTGACCTGGATGAGAGGCGGAAGGCGAACGTAAACTCCCGATCGGCCAGAAACTGTGAATAACTCATTGTCGGAGCTCCGAATCACGACTTAGCGCGTACCGGGATGCGGCATAGGAAACCTCCGAACAGGGAGGTTATGGTTACTCATGCAAGGTTGAACTTTTTCGAACTGTCGACATCAAACGGGCGCTACGACACGATGGCCTTTCTCACAAAGAGAGATTCCTCGCTAGACATCGGCGTTTTATAGTTGGAGGTGTTTCACGTGGAACACTCGGCTGTTCGGAGACGCGTCGGTTGTGTTCCACGTGGAACATTTCTCAGCTTGTGTGGCCACCGTGTTTCACGTGAAACAGTGGCATAAGGGCCAATTTCTGCGCCGTAGGCGGAATCCTGAGTATCCATCCAGTAGTTGTTCAAATCGAAAGTTTTCGTGCCGATAAACTCACGGATTTGGCGGGCTTACGATGTTTCACGTGAAACATCAGCGGAGCTGACTCTATAATGCCCCAAGAAGTCCATTCTTGCTCTCCCTCCCACACCATGGATTACCCCCGCGAATTTGACGTGATCGTCGTAGGTGGCGGCCACGCCGGTACCGAGGCGGCCTTGGCGGCTGCCCGTACTGGCGCGCAAACCTTGTTGCTGACGCACAATATCGAAACCTTAGGCCAAATGTCTTGCAACCCCTCTATTGGGGGCATCGGCAAGGGTCATCTGGTCAAGGAAGTCGATGCCCTGGGTGGCGCGATGGCTATCGCGACCGATGAAGCGGGTATTCAATTCCGCATTCTCAACGGTTCAAAGGGACCCGCGGTTTGCGCGACTCGTGCGCAGGCCGATCGTGTTCTGTACCGTAAGGCCATTCGTCATCGCCTGGAGAATCAACCCAATCTGTCTCTGTTCCAGCAGGCGGTCGAGGATCTAATCGTCGAAGGGGATAAGGTCGTCGGTGCCATAACGCAGATCGGGCTAAAGTTTCGTGCCCGTTCTGTAGTGCTGACGGCCGGTACCTTCCTCAATGGGCTGATTCACGTGGGGCTTGAACATTACTCGGGGGCAGGGCAGGGGATCCTCCCTCCATCTCGCTGGGTCAACGTCTCAAGGAACTGAAGCTGCCGCAAGGCCGGCTAAAGACAGGCACGCCTCCTCGTATCGATGGCCGGACGATCAATTACGACGTATTGGAAAAGCAATCCGGCGATCTCGATCCCGTCCCAGTGTTTTCGTTCATGGGGTCGGCGTCCCTGCATCCGCGACAGTTGTCCTGCTGGATTACTCATACCAATGAGCGCACGCACGACATCATCCGCGGCGGCCTGAACCGGTCACCGATGTACAGCGGAGTGATCGAGGGGGTGGGGCCGCGGTATTGCCCTTCCATCGAAGACAAGATCCTTCGTTTCGCCGACAAATCTTCGCATCAGGTATTCCTGGAGCCGGAGGGGCTCGATACCCACGAGGTGTATCCCAATGGGGTGTCGACCAGCCTGCCCTTCGATGTGCAGTACGAGCTGATCCATTCGTTACCTGGTCTGGAGCACGCGCACATTCTGCGACCCGGTTATGCCATCGAGTACGACTACTTTGATCCACGTGGACTAAACAGCAGTCTCGAGACCAAGGCCATCAGCGGTCTTTTTTTCGCCGGCCAGATCAATGGGACCACGGGATATGAAGAGGCAGCAGCCCAGGGGCTGTTGGCTGGCGTGAATGCGGCCCGACATGCGCTGGAGCGCGAACTCTGGGTGCCGCGTCGCGACGAAGCCTATCTTGGGGTATTGGTTGATGATCTCGTGACGCGCGGGGTTACGGAACCGTATCGCATGTTCACGTCGCGGGCGGAATATCGCTT comes from Bordetella holmesii ATCC 51541 and encodes:
- a CDS encoding phosphate acetyl/butaryl transferase family protein; its protein translation is MNILLLDQRTVALVDTHVNDDPSAEQIAEFTIAAAEEMRRLNLAPKVALLSRSNFGSGSSASGAKMREALDRVRQQAPDLEIDGEMHGDCALDEALRLRILSSSTLKGSANLLVCPNVDSGNIAYNLLKTAAGGNVAVGPFLLGANAPVTILTSSATVRRIVNMAALTVIDANRPT
- a CDS encoding DNA-binding response regulator, translated to MRILLIEDEADLAHWLSRSLARHAGFVVDWADNGLLAERRLTLEEFDAVILDLGLPGMDGHTLLTKMRSRDDRTPVLVLTARDSLAERVGTLHEGADDFLPKPFVLEELEARLTALIRRSRGREHPRLSLGSLVLDTSAQRFTVSGQNLHLSPKEYAVLRVLIQRSGEPINKQQILDRIQREDSDVNLEAIEVLVHRLRKKLTGTGVHIVTMRGIGYSLEIAVENS
- a CDS encoding his Kinase A domain protein, whose product is MLLWLIPALVTILVAGLWLSNQQLREQVDIAYDRALAGALRSIDHNISTASGGLSLELPYLLLEFFELTANGNVYYRVATEDGLAEIGNPDLPLPGHPLKSGKPEFFYASYDGQPLRVAALARPMDPPLYANKGGRVIVQVAEGLDTREDFLNRALLRSVERDVVMLLISVLAVIWSVLMALRPLERLRDEVASRSADDLSPISASDVPGEVLPLLEAINLHTGRFEAQARVQRQFLDDASHQLRTPLSVLRTQTSYALRESDPQEIHTALLAMREGLDRAVRTTNQMLTLARAKDAPWTEGGLPLENVDLAALADSVGRSLLPAIRMKHIDFGLERPAESVCIRGVEGLLREALSNLLDNALRYSPAGAEVTIRVGSDQENAWICVEDAGPGMSAEDIAHASVRFRRGAAGKNKPGAGLGLAIVGTIVGIHGGTLRLDNREPAPGLRATLVFSLGFERNAALRQKNWPI
- a CDS encoding tripartite tricarboxylate transporter receptor family protein, with amino-acid sequence MQILQKIRIGTIAALGILSVGASLSAQAEGEPRRPECIAPAQPGGGFDLTCRLATEGLKQSGALKAPMRIVYMPGGIGAVAYNNIVAQHPKEPGTIVAFSGGSLLNLAQGKFGKYNVNDVRWLAGIGTDYGVAVVRNYSPYKDLKSLMEAFKQDPTKIVLGAGGTVGSQDWMKAALTAKAADVDFRKMRFVAFEGGGEAVTALRGGHIQAYMGDAAEAFTMLEGGAPIRVLAVFNNERLPGKLADIPTAKEQGYDIVWPIIRGFYVGPKVSDEDYQFWVNAFNKTMASPEFAKLREQQGLFPFSKTGPELDAYVKEQVKQYAELANSFGLIKK
- a CDS encoding tripartite tricarboxylate transporter TctB family protein; amino-acid sequence: MNDRLLGIIALVLAAFMTWAGWDIEAPFAYEPVGPRAFPLLIALIIGLCGLRLAIKGGNPIHPNPPGANGRIVLMLLFAAAYAFLFEWLGFVIATAIMTVAVGRLFGGSWVKTAIDGVVMGLLFFLLFDKVLDVVLPGGVLEGLI
- a CDS encoding tripartite tricarboxylate transporter TctA family protein — translated: MNGVLDHLSLGFGVAFSLTNVLVAAVGSFFGTMVGVLPGLGPINGVAMLIPIAFAMNLPPETALILLAAVYVGAEYGGRITSILLNVPGEASAIMTTLDGYPLARQGLANVALSLSAWSAFFGSIVSVTGIILLAPTLAKWALAFGPAEYFVLMVFAFCCLTSLLGKQPVKGVLAAMIGLGISAIGVDSNSGVYRYTFDSVHLADGIDFVVVVIALFAVAEMLEMLEKVVGGHSVEVKPSGRKLFNLQELAFTWWSVVRSALVGFGVGVLPGAGASVAAAVAYSQEKRIIENKDPNAKFGKGDMRGLVAPEAAATASAVGSFVPMLTLGVPGSGTTAVMMGALTLYNITPGPALFETKPELVWGLIASLFIANVLLFVMNVPLVRIFSKVLSVPAWMMVPGILCISYIGVYAINAGSFDLLMVVAIGAIGYFLRKFEVPMAPLVLGVVLGDMMEQNLRRALSITNGDVRVLFDSSVSVGLWIAAVAVVVVPQGMRYLRRKRRPAA
- a CDS encoding aminotransferase class-V family protein, giving the protein MIRSKLPDVGTTIFTIMSRLAIDHQAINLGQGFPDFDPDPRLLDLVTRAMAQGHNQYPYMPGVAPLRAAIADKVAALYEHRYDPETEITVTSGATEALMATVLAAVGSGDEVIVIEPCYDSYLPAIRLAGGTAVPVPMRAPTLNDPHYRIDWQRVRDAITPRSRLLMLNFPHNPTGAILDDSDLDALEAIVRDTGILLLADEVYEHIVFDGKPHASIARRPLLAEHAFVISSFGKTYHATGWKIGYCCAPRQLSAELRKVHQFMVFTVSSPMQFALAEFMADPKPYLELPAFYESKRKRLAEGLAGTRFKALPSPGTFFMLADYSEISRQNEADFARSLTVDYGVTVIPVSAFYRNPDAPESNHGLVRFCFAKKDTTLDAAIERLSQV
- a CDS encoding 'Cold-shock' DNA-binding domain protein produces the protein MAQKGKVKWFNADKGYGFITPDAGGTEVFAHFSAIQGRGYRSLNEGQEVEFDVKDGPKGPQAA
- a CDS encoding pyridine nucleotide-disulfide oxidoreductase family protein, giving the protein MDYPREFDVIVVGGGHAGTEAALAAARTGAQTLLLTHNIETLGQMSCNPSIGGIGKGHLVKEVDALGGAMAIATDEAGIQFRILNGSKGPAVCATRAQADRVLYRKAIRHRLENQPNLSLFQQAVEDLIVEGDKVVGAITQIGLKFRARSVVLTAGTFLNGLIHVGLEHYSGAGQGILPPSRWVNVSRN
- the gidA gene encoding tRNA uridine 5-carboxymethylaminomethyl modification enzyme GidA, translated to MEKQSGDLDPVPVFSFMGSASLHPRQLSCWITHTNERTHDIIRGGLNRSPMYSGVIEGVGPRYCPSIEDKILRFADKSSHQVFLEPEGLDTHEVYPNGVSTSLPFDVQYELIHSLPGLEHAHILRPGYAIEYDYFDPRGLNSSLETKAISGLFFAGQINGTTGYEEAAAQGLLAGVNAARHALERELWVPRRDEAYLGVLVDDLVTRGVTEPYRMFTSRAEYRLSLREDNADLRLTEIGRELGLVDDARWDAFNRKRDAVEAEVQRLQSTWVNPRLLPEGPAEALLGKAIEREYSLADLLKRPNINYEALMQALDGQGELLAGPGVLGDDVLAEQVEIQIKYAGYIARQRDEVQKHSSQEQQPIPADLDYDAVTSLSFEVRQKLKTHRPQTVGQAARVSGVTPAAISLLLIHLKRLHYGSRKQAA